In Verrucomicrobiota bacterium, the DNA window TCTTTTGCGAATTCTAGGGGTGAGGCAGCTTTCTCGTAGTAAGTAATAATAAAAGCAATGCAGACAGCGCAGCCCAGGACTAAGGCTATTAGTGAGAAGATCTTAAAATCTTTCCGAAAAACCACACGAAAGCCATCTGCCGATTTAGTGATCATAAGTTCTCTAATAGTTAGTTTTACATGAGTTAATACTACATAATCTGACAAATTTAGTGGGTCATGTAAATTATAATAGTGAATTTAATGCATTATTTGTTTGTTAAGAGACAAAAATCGATTAATCCTAGCGGATTCATTTAACTCCTATATGCTGAAAGAGGTTAAACTCGAATGATGCAAATGGGACTTAAAGATCTATGCGAGATTTGGTCTTAAGAAAGATTGCGTTGCCTCCAAATAAGGTCTTTTGAGATTCAGGTCCTTACCCATTTGACTTGGTTGGTCTTAGCCGGTTTAGAGCAATGGTAGAGCTTCGACTCTCTTACAAATTCTATTCCATCCTTCGAGTTACAATGAAGGCGCTCGCATCCTCAGACATGTCAAGGGCGGAAGTAGCCTGGTTTGGGAAATAAGAGCTTTATTCTTCCTTTTGTAGATTCATTCTGCCTTCTGAAGAACTAGGCCTAACTTCTAAAATATTTGAATAAAGTCCATTCTTTTACTGGTCGATATATACGGTGAGTAGATTGGAATAAATCTAATGGAGTGGAACGAATGAAAAATAATGATCGATCAACTTTGATGCTTACGAGTCTGATCGTGTTTGTCTTATGTGCTTTTCTAGCTGGGGGTAAATTTACTGCTGAATATGAGAAAACGACAGGAGAGCTTTCTGACAAGCTAGCTACCGCAGATAGATCCTTAGCAAGATTAAATAGAAAACTTGAGAGTAATGTCCAAAGGTTAGGACGCGCAGAGATTCATACGAAGGACGCTGCCGTTATTGTGCAAGTTTTAGAGAGACAAGTGCGGAGCCTCAGTGCTGATCAACTGAAAAATGAGACGATTATACAGACACTGCGGACGCAACTCATGCTGGCAAACCAAGAGTCTATACAGCTTCGAGAGGATCTTGATGAGGTTCGTCGTAGGATGGTCAGTATGGAGCTACAGTATGCCATCGTCGAATAGAGTTCAGTCACCGTATTTTACCCTAGGTGTTACTCGCCGAGCTTCTGAAGATGAAATACGGAAGGCGTATCGGCAGAAGGTGAAATTATATCATCCAGATAGATATGATCCTATGACGCAGCCGCTTAGCTATGTCAGAGCGAATGAGAGAATGTCTAAGGTTAATGAAGCCTATGCTATCCTAAATGATGACGAAAAGCGTCGCGAGTATGACGAACAGTGGCTGAAGACAAAAAGCGAGAAACCCTATTTTCATCCACATGCGCAAAGCAGTTGGGGTCATGAAAAATTTTTTCCTTCCTTAGGATTAAGGGAATATATTGTCTTCTTGGGTATTTTGTATCTATCTGTTTGTTCCTATACCATTCTGACTACAGAAGGTTTTTATGGTTGGTCATTGCTTTTGCCTCCCTTTTTGTTTTTCGTTCTGAGCTTAGGTCTAAAACCGAAGCAACGAGTTCGAGTAGCAGCTTAAACTCGAATGATGCTATAGAGACTTTAGGATCTGTATAAGATCTTGGAGCTCAAGAAACTTAGAGTCCCGTTCCTTCTGGCTCGAGCAGCTACAGATTTCGCGCATCTTCTTCAACTTTCATTATATGATTTGGCTTTAGAGGGGGGGGCTATAATTTTGCTTTGATAGCAGAGAGGGCTTCTACCGCTGCAGCCTGAATCACCATATCTACTAAGCCGGATGCAGGGGTTTGTTCAGGGTTAATTTCTATGGTAAAGGCATCTGAAGCTTTGGCTAGTTCAATCAAGTCAGCGGCAGGGTGTACTCGAGCGGATGTTCCAATCGTTATGAAAAGGTCGCATGAGCTAGCGGCTCTTGTTGCTTTACCCACTACTTTAGGATCAATGGGTTCTCCAAACCATACGATGTTTGGCCGTGCTAATTTATGAGTGACGGGGCAAAGAGGAGGGATTTCGTTAAGAGGAACTTCTTCGTTGCGCCAAACTCTTGGCTCAGGGTTTGAGTCAAAGGCCATTTTCATTTCCCATATGGAACCGTGAAAGCAAACAACATTCATGGTGCCACATCGCTCATGGAGTCCATCTACGTTTTGGGTAATTAGTGTAAAGCCCTCGTGACGGCTGAGGGTTGAGAGAAAAAGATGACCCTCGTTTGGTTGGCACTTAGCAATGACTTGCCTGCGCCAGTCATACCATTTCCACACCAACTTCGGATCGAGTTGAAATGCATCGGGATTAGCTAATTCCTCAGGCCTGCGACCATTCCACAAATTATCTGCACCACCTCCTCGGAACGTTGGAACACCACTTTCAGCTGACATCCCTGCTCCAGTCAGCACAGTAATGTTTGGGGTACTTCTGATTTTTTCAGCGACCAACTCTATCTGCGTCATAGCTAATATGATGAGAACACTTCTCGGTATTCCTGCTCTTTATCTCTGTATCCTACCCTAGGGATCTCCAGCGAATGCAAAAGAAATAAGATGAGTTATTCTATGCTAGCCTAAAGCCTAGAATAACTGTAAATATTAAATGAAAAGAGAATACCATGAGTGCATCGAAGAAGGGTGGCTGTCTCAAAATAGGCCTGATGTTACTAGCCATAGGATTGCTAGTTTTTATTTTATTAATAGGGGGAGGGATATTTGCTCTTAACTCCTGGGTGCGCTCAGACGAGTTTAAAGAAGCAGTGCGGGCACAGATATCTGAGAAAGTTGGGACGGAAGTAAAATATCAAGAGGCCTCTTTAGATCCGTTGAAGGGTATTGTTATTGAGGGGCTGGCTATTGCTAATTCTCCCAAATACTCCGAAGCTGATTTTCTCTCAATAGGAAAGATAACCGTCAAGTACTCGCTTTGGTCGATTTTGTCGGGTAAGGGGGTAATCATTGACTCGATAGAAGTCAATCACCCTGTACTTAATATCTATCAGAAAGAGGATGGCAGTATGGATCTTCCCTTTGCTTCACAAGAAGCTCCGCCCAAAGAAAATTTGGAAGAAACTAAGCCTGTAGGGGTTAAAATTCCTGAGATTTATTTGCGGAGTGGGGATATTTTCGTTACCGCATCGAGCGGATCGCATCTCGTAAATGTTGGAGACTTATTTATTGAAAGTTCTTATGAACTTCCTTCAGATGCTGTAGATCTAGGAAGTTCCAAAGCTCAAGGCAAAATTTCTATAGAGCGATTAAAAGTGATACCAGGGCTGGAGTTTACGGATGTGGGCTGCAATCTGCTCACGGAAAATGAAATTCTCCAGCTTAGTGATTTGAAGGGCTCTAGTTATTCGGGCGCATTTGAAGGGAACGGAAAAATTAACTTTGACGGTGCGAGTCCAAACTTTGATTTTGCACTGAAGGGTGAGGGAATTGTCATTGAGGAGATGCTCAAGTCATTTGAGCAAAAGCCTGAAACATTCGAAGGTCAATTGCAGTTAGATCTGGGAGTCAAAGGGAAATTAGCCGAGCCTAAAGACCTTACCGGCTCGGGGACATTTCGTATCGTCCCAGCAAAACTGGGCAAGTTGAAGAGGCTGCATTTTTTAGGTCAAATTCTCGGAGTAGATGCGCTTCGAGAGGGGAAGTTTGATATGATTAGAGGAAATTTGACTCTAGGGGAGCGTAAGCTGCGTTTAAAAGACTTGGTTGCTCAATCTCAAGATGTAAACTTTACCGTGACAGGTTGGGTAAGTTTTGAAAATACCCTGGATCTTCATGGAGAATTGGTGCTGGCTCCGCAAAATGCGGAAAAACTGATGTCTATTTTATCTACCATCATGGGTCTGCAGGTAAGCCTATCGGATGACGGTAAATATCACTTGCCTCTTACTTTGAAGGGAAAAACATCAGATCCCCTTATAACGGTTGCAGGCTGGTCTATTCCTCTTGATATGAGCATTGAGGAAATCTTGAAGATGAATGAAGGTAATATTTTAAACCTATTAAAAAAAGGGCTGTCTGATGATGAGGAGGGAGAAGAAGATGTGGATAGCATTCTCAAGAAAGGGATCAAATCTTTGTTCTAGGCCTTTTTTTAGTTTGTCTAACTAGGCTCATCTTGTGGTATCTTCTCTTGTTTCATGTCTGACATTTCTAAGCCCTTTTTAGATCATCTGGAGGATCTTCGGTGGATGCTCATCAAGTCTGCTGTTGCCATTGTGCTAGGCATGATTCTTTCCTGTATCTTTGCTCAGCAGATATTGGCCCTGTTACAGATCCCGCTACGTGAGTATGTGGAGGCTAAGGGGCTAGATATCCAAGATTATCTCATCATGCTCAATGTGATTGACCCACTTACGATCACTATCAAGACAGGTATCTTTGCCGGGTTGATACTCGCTTGCCCCTTTCTTTTCTATTTTATTGGAGACTTTGTTTTACCTGCATTACATCCAAGCGAAAAAAAGATGCTCATTCCTGCTTTTACTGTGGGAGCAGTACTTTTCCTTTTAGGAGTTCTTTTCTGTTACCAATTTGTAGTGCCTATTGCTCTATCTGTTTTTTTGGAGTGGGGTGAGAGTTTCGGTATGCATGCTCAAATTCCATTAGACTTTTACGTCTCCTTTGTTTTACAGCTTTTAGTGGCCTTCGGAGTATCATTTGAAATGCCTTTGGTTATCATTATCCTGGCCAAGCTAGGAATTGTAGATAAGAAAATG includes these proteins:
- a CDS encoding J domain-containing protein, translated to MPSSNRVQSPYFTLGVTRRASEDEIRKAYRQKVKLYHPDRYDPMTQPLSYVRANERMSKVNEAYAILNDDEKRREYDEQWLKTKSEKPYFHPHAQSSWGHEKFFPSLGLREYIVFLGILYLSVCSYTILTTEGFYGWSLLLPPFLFFVLSLGLKPKQRVRVAA
- a CDS encoding NAD-dependent deacylase; the encoded protein is MTQIELVAEKIRSTPNITVLTGAGMSAESGVPTFRGGGADNLWNGRRPEELANPDAFQLDPKLVWKWYDWRRQVIAKCQPNEGHLFLSTLSRHEGFTLITQNVDGLHERCGTMNVVCFHGSIWEMKMAFDSNPEPRVWRNEEVPLNEIPPLCPVTHKLARPNIVWFGEPIDPKVVGKATRAASSCDLFITIGTSARVHPAADLIELAKASDAFTIEINPEQTPASGLVDMVIQAAAVEALSAIKAKL
- a CDS encoding AsmA-like C-terminal region-containing protein — encoded protein: MSASKKGGCLKIGLMLLAIGLLVFILLIGGGIFALNSWVRSDEFKEAVRAQISEKVGTEVKYQEASLDPLKGIVIEGLAIANSPKYSEADFLSIGKITVKYSLWSILSGKGVIIDSIEVNHPVLNIYQKEDGSMDLPFASQEAPPKENLEETKPVGVKIPEIYLRSGDIFVTASSGSHLVNVGDLFIESSYELPSDAVDLGSSKAQGKISIERLKVIPGLEFTDVGCNLLTENEILQLSDLKGSSYSGAFEGNGKINFDGASPNFDFALKGEGIVIEEMLKSFEQKPETFEGQLQLDLGVKGKLAEPKDLTGSGTFRIVPAKLGKLKRLHFLGQILGVDALREGKFDMIRGNLTLGERKLRLKDLVAQSQDVNFTVTGWVSFENTLDLHGELVLAPQNAEKLMSILSTIMGLQVSLSDDGKYHLPLTLKGKTSDPLITVAGWSIPLDMSIEEILKMNEGNILNLLKKGLSDDEEGEEDVDSILKKGIKSLF
- the tatC gene encoding twin-arginine translocase subunit TatC, with the protein product MSDISKPFLDHLEDLRWMLIKSAVAIVLGMILSCIFAQQILALLQIPLREYVEAKGLDIQDYLIMLNVIDPLTITIKTGIFAGLILACPFLFYFIGDFVLPALHPSEKKMLIPAFTVGAVLFLLGVLFCYQFVVPIALSVFLEWGESFGMHAQIPLDFYVSFVLQLLVAFGVSFEMPLVIIILAKLGIVDKKMLTTYRRHAILFFIVFSACMTPADPFSMIMLFVPLYLLFEISVIATGFIETDRKRQEESFWED